One genomic region from Paroceanicella profunda encodes:
- a CDS encoding trimethylamine methyltransferase family protein has translation MAQTPPARSGRRGGGGAARRAERTAVRFDCAPAIRRRIGTFDILDEEGLSLIEANAETVLEEIGVRFADNPGALARWREAGAEVRGEMVHIPRGLARRLCATAPGRFTQHARNPERSVEIGGTSLVLAPVYGPPFVRDLDGGRRYATMEDFRNFVRLGYMSKWLHHSGGTVCEPTDVPVNKRHLDMIEAHMTLSDKPFMGSVTDPTRAVDSVRMCEILFGKGFVSENTVMTSLININSPLTFDSVMMGALEVYAQANQACIISPFIVGGAMAPVTVAGTLTQVLAEVLAGVAYAQLVRPGAPVIFGTFVTSIDMNSGAPTFGTPEASKILYGAGQLARRLGLPYRSGGALCGAKLPDAQAGYESANTLNAALLGGVNFMLHACGWLEGGLVASFEKFVLDADQLGPLHALASGVDLSENGQGMEALREVGPGGHFLGCAHTQANYREAFWRSEVLDYKPFETWAEEGGRDSATLGQARVKRMLESYQRPPLDPAIEEALAAFIAERKAAEPDAFA, from the coding sequence ATGGCTCAGACACCCCCGGCCCGGAGCGGCCGGCGCGGCGGCGGCGGAGCGGCCCGCCGGGCAGAGCGGACGGCGGTGCGCTTCGACTGCGCGCCGGCGATCCGGCGCAGGATCGGCACCTTCGACATTCTCGACGAGGAGGGGCTCAGCCTGATCGAGGCCAATGCCGAGACGGTGCTGGAGGAGATCGGGGTGCGCTTCGCCGACAATCCCGGCGCGCTGGCGCGCTGGCGCGAGGCCGGTGCCGAGGTGCGCGGCGAGATGGTGCACATCCCGCGCGGCCTCGCGCGCCGGCTCTGCGCCACGGCACCGGGGCGGTTCACCCAGCACGCCCGCAACCCGGAGCGGTCGGTGGAGATCGGCGGCACGTCGCTGGTGCTGGCGCCGGTCTACGGGCCGCCCTTCGTGCGCGACCTCGACGGCGGACGGCGCTATGCCACGATGGAGGACTTCCGGAATTTCGTCCGGCTCGGCTACATGTCGAAATGGTTGCACCATTCGGGCGGCACGGTGTGCGAGCCCACGGATGTGCCGGTCAACAAGCGCCATCTCGACATGATCGAGGCGCACATGACCCTCTCGGACAAGCCTTTCATGGGATCGGTGACCGACCCGACCCGCGCGGTCGATTCGGTTCGCATGTGCGAAATTCTCTTCGGTAAAGGCTTTGTGAGCGAAAACACCGTGATGACCTCGCTCATCAACATCAATTCGCCGCTCACCTTCGACAGCGTGATGATGGGGGCGCTCGAGGTCTATGCGCAGGCGAATCAGGCCTGCATCATTTCCCCCTTCATCGTGGGTGGCGCGATGGCGCCGGTCACGGTGGCCGGAACGCTCACCCAGGTGCTGGCCGAGGTGCTGGCGGGGGTGGCCTATGCGCAGTTGGTCCGGCCGGGCGCGCCGGTGATCTTCGGCACCTTCGTGACCTCGATCGACATGAATTCCGGCGCGCCCACCTTCGGGACGCCGGAGGCCTCGAAGATCCTCTACGGCGCGGGGCAACTGGCCCGCCGGCTGGGGCTGCCCTACCGCTCCGGCGGGGCGCTGTGCGGTGCGAAGCTGCCTGACGCGCAAGCGGGCTACGAATCCGCCAACACCCTGAACGCGGCGCTGCTGGGCGGGGTGAACTTCATGCTCCATGCCTGCGGCTGGCTGGAGGGCGGGCTGGTGGCCTCCTTCGAGAAATTCGTGCTCGACGCGGACCAGCTCGGGCCGCTGCACGCGCTCGCATCCGGGGTGGATCTCTCGGAGAACGGACAGGGAATGGAGGCGCTGCGCGAGGTTGGCCCGGGGGGCCATTTCCTCGGCTGTGCCCATACGCAGGCCAATTACCGCGAGGCGTTCTGGCGCAGCGAAGTGCTTGACTACAAACCCTTTGAGACCTGGGCGGAGGAGGGCGGGCGCGACAGTGCCACGCTCGGGCAGGCCCGGGTGAAGCGGATGCTGGAGAGCTACCAGCGCCCGCCGCTCGACCCGGCGATCGAGGAGGCGCTCGCCGCCTTCATCGCCGAACGCAAGGCCGCGGAGCCGGACGCCTTCGCATAG
- a CDS encoding DUF6456 domain-containing protein, with translation MTHPATSCARTTGPVHPADWPGDCSAAGEPPAAVLVYLAHTVSGLSMRELSRRLGVHPSTVHRQVRRIEEKRDDPLFDEALAGLDLRFKAGEEPGTILKEHPAMLQRKHVDLPESDAEIQREARRILRRLGESGAFLAVAPEAELAVVFRETVPGCHRQTATVRREVARQFALRDWVACRRSGKLACYEITAAGRAALERMLAQDTIRRRETAGFAEARTPFAMQHQEDALRLVSGEGREGPREVVVNAAESPLAWLARRSGPKGEAFLSRRELEAGERLREDFERANLGPRVTQDWERFLTAGTQGGEAGGRGPSGGPAAARERVSAALKALGPGLSDIAFRCCCFLEGLETAEKRLGWSKRSGKVVLRIALQRLADHYGLREGGIL, from the coding sequence GTGACACATCCCGCCACATCCTGCGCCCGGACGACCGGGCCTGTGCATCCGGCAGACTGGCCGGGTGACTGCTCCGCGGCCGGGGAGCCGCCGGCCGCGGTTCTCGTCTATCTCGCCCACACCGTTTCCGGCCTGTCGATGCGCGAGCTGTCGCGTCGGCTCGGCGTTCACCCCTCTACCGTCCACCGGCAGGTTCGCCGCATCGAGGAGAAGCGGGACGACCCGCTCTTCGATGAGGCGCTCGCCGGTCTCGATCTGCGATTCAAGGCCGGCGAAGAGCCTGGCACCATCCTGAAGGAGCACCCAGCTATGCTGCAGCGCAAGCACGTTGATCTTCCCGAGTCCGATGCCGAGATCCAGCGTGAAGCCCGCAGGATCCTGCGACGGCTCGGAGAATCCGGCGCCTTCCTTGCCGTGGCTCCCGAGGCGGAGCTCGCGGTCGTCTTCCGCGAGACGGTTCCCGGCTGCCACCGGCAGACCGCCACCGTGCGCCGCGAGGTGGCCCGGCAGTTCGCCCTGCGCGACTGGGTGGCCTGCCGACGCAGTGGCAAGCTGGCCTGCTACGAGATCACCGCCGCCGGGCGCGCGGCGCTGGAGCGCATGCTGGCGCAGGACACCATCCGCCGCCGTGAGACCGCCGGCTTCGCCGAAGCCCGGACGCCTTTCGCGATGCAGCATCAGGAGGATGCGCTGCGCCTGGTCTCCGGCGAGGGCAGGGAGGGGCCGCGGGAGGTGGTGGTGAATGCCGCCGAGTCGCCCCTCGCCTGGCTGGCGCGCCGGTCCGGGCCGAAGGGCGAGGCCTTCCTGTCGCGCCGGGAACTGGAAGCCGGCGAGCGCCTGCGCGAGGATTTCGAGCGCGCCAACCTCGGCCCGCGCGTCACCCAGGACTGGGAGCGCTTCCTCACCGCCGGCACTCAGGGAGGCGAGGCGGGAGGGCGCGGCCCGTCCGGCGGCCCGGCAGCGGCGCGCGAGCGGGTGTCCGCGGCGCTGAAGGCGCTCGGCCCGGGCCTGTCGGACATCGCCTTCCGCTGCTGCTGTTTCCTCGAGGGTCTGGAGACGGCGGAGAAGCGGCTGGGCTGGTCGAAGCGCTCCGGCAAGGTGGTTCTGCGCATCGCGCTGCAGAGGCTGGCCGATCACTACGGGCTGCGGGAGGGCGGTATTCTCTGA
- a CDS encoding SDR family NAD(P)-dependent oxidoreductase, with protein sequence MDLQLSGKKALVTGASQGLGRAIVKTLAAEGVTVFATARNPELLASLVAEISADGGVTPIVFEQDFVAVDGPQKIADAALAALGHVDILVNNAGGSRPMDIDAPEEQWVEGMTLNFDRHRQLTQNLLPNFLSRKQGAIISLSGNLEPEVVNAAMVAKAGLVVWSKGLSEQIGQHGITVNCVQPGLIDTAQIRRLYPGEERQKFAQREIALRDFGQPQDVANAVTFLASPRARYITGTVMLVDGGMRRHSF encoded by the coding sequence ATGGACCTCCAACTCAGTGGAAAGAAAGCACTCGTCACCGGCGCGAGCCAGGGCCTCGGCCGGGCAATAGTGAAAACTCTCGCGGCGGAGGGCGTTACCGTGTTCGCGACGGCACGCAATCCAGAGCTCCTCGCCAGCCTCGTCGCCGAGATTTCAGCAGACGGGGGCGTCACGCCGATTGTGTTTGAACAGGATTTCGTTGCCGTCGATGGCCCGCAGAAGATCGCAGACGCCGCCCTCGCGGCCCTCGGTCACGTCGACATCCTGGTCAACAATGCCGGAGGGAGCCGACCCATGGATATCGATGCCCCCGAAGAGCAGTGGGTGGAGGGCATGACCCTGAATTTCGATCGACACCGTCAACTCACTCAGAATCTGTTGCCCAATTTCCTAAGCCGCAAACAAGGTGCGATCATCAGCCTCTCCGGAAATCTAGAGCCTGAGGTGGTCAACGCTGCGATGGTCGCCAAGGCCGGCCTCGTTGTATGGTCGAAGGGGCTCTCCGAGCAGATCGGTCAGCATGGCATCACCGTGAATTGCGTCCAGCCAGGCCTCATCGACACCGCCCAGATCCGCCGCCTCTATCCAGGCGAGGAGCGTCAGAAATTCGCCCAGCGCGAAATCGCCTTGCGTGACTTCGGTCAGCCACAGGATGTTGCTAACGCGGTCACCTTCCTTGCGTCGCCTCGCGCTCGCTACATTACGGGCACCGTGATGCTGGTCGATGGCGGAATGCGCCGTCACTCATTCTGA
- a CDS encoding helix-turn-helix transcriptional regulator, with product MAKVEPTQIRKTIRRQQLREIVPMADSTIYEMEQRGEFPRRFALSPRCIVWDLAEVEAWLMARRAAPIRRAQHPDVTKRKTRPVKGRDQAPLGA from the coding sequence ATGGCAAAAGTCGAACCCACGCAAATTCGGAAAACAATCCGGCGGCAACAGTTAAGGGAGATCGTGCCGATGGCCGACAGCACGATTTATGAGATGGAGCAGCGTGGCGAGTTTCCCCGTCGATTTGCGCTCTCGCCACGTTGTATCGTTTGGGACTTGGCCGAGGTCGAAGCTTGGCTCATGGCACGGCGGGCTGCCCCGATCCGTCGGGCACAGCACCCTGACGTCACCAAGCGTAAAACCCGCCCCGTCAAAGGGCGGGATCAAGCTCCATTAGGGGCATAG
- a CDS encoding DUF1097 domain-containing protein, translated as MSTVAPSRQAFVVTTVVAAATAALAASASLTLSLPVWAMFVGWITFFTRVQSTRTAFENLGCVGLGLVIGLLASLAIPQLAGTFGLGVGLPIVVFFVALVVVALRGLPVLNNLLGYFLGLVAWFAAHLDPSLESVVQLFGASAVGSVAGWVSHNLPHRLLPRPSAA; from the coding sequence ATGTCCACTGTCGCCCCCTCGCGTCAGGCCTTCGTCGTGACCACGGTCGTCGCCGCTGCGACTGCCGCGCTCGCGGCCTCCGCAAGCCTGACGCTCTCGCTGCCCGTCTGGGCCATGTTCGTCGGTTGGATCACGTTCTTCACGCGTGTCCAGAGCACCCGTACCGCTTTCGAGAACCTGGGCTGTGTCGGCCTTGGACTGGTGATCGGATTGCTCGCTTCGCTGGCCATCCCCCAACTGGCCGGAACTTTCGGTCTGGGTGTCGGCCTGCCGATCGTGGTGTTCTTCGTGGCGCTCGTGGTCGTCGCTCTGCGCGGCTTGCCGGTGCTGAACAACCTGCTCGGCTACTTCCTGGGTCTCGTTGCGTGGTTCGCCGCGCATCTCGATCCGTCGCTCGAAAGCGTGGTGCAGCTCTTCGGCGCCAGCGCGGTCGGCTCGGTCGCCGGCTGGGTGTCGCACAATCTGCCTCATCGGCTTCTGCCCCGGCCGTCGGCGGCATGA
- the guaA gene encoding glutamine-hydrolyzing GMP synthase — protein MNTSEHQHLLIIDFGSQVTQLIARRLREANIYCEIHPYQNVTEASIRAFAPKAVILSGGPASVLDENSPRAPQALFEMGLPILGVCYGQQVMMEQLGGRVEAGHHREFGRAFVSPNERNLDLTEGWYATGREQVWMSHGDRVTALAPGFDVYGTSPNAPFAITADPSRHFYAVQFHPEVHHTPNGAQLYRNFCRIAGFTGDWTMSAYKDQAIEAIRAQVGDAKVICGLSGGVDSSVAAVLIHEAIGDQLTCVFVDTGMMRMGEAEEVVTLFRDHYNIPLIHADEADLFIDALEGESDPETKRKTIGRLFIEVFEKHAKSVGGAKFLAQGTLYPDVIESVSFSGGPSVTIKSHHNVGGLPERMDMKLVEPLRELFKDEVRALGRELGLPESFVGRHPFPGPGLAIRCPGGITREKLDILRKADAVYLDQIRKHGLYDEIWQAFAVLLPVRTVGVMGDGRTYEYVCALRAVTSVDGMTADFYPFSSEFLGETAGRIINEVNGINRVVYDYTSKPPGTIEWE, from the coding sequence ATGAACACGTCAGAGCACCAACACCTCCTGATCATCGACTTCGGATCACAGGTCACGCAGTTGATCGCCCGCCGCCTGCGCGAGGCGAACATCTACTGCGAGATCCATCCCTATCAGAACGTGACGGAGGCGAGCATCCGCGCCTTCGCCCCCAAAGCCGTCATCCTCTCGGGCGGCCCGGCCTCGGTGCTGGACGAGAATTCGCCCCGCGCGCCCCAGGCCCTGTTCGAGATGGGCCTGCCCATCCTCGGGGTCTGCTATGGCCAGCAGGTGATGATGGAGCAGCTCGGCGGTCGCGTCGAAGCCGGCCATCACCGTGAGTTCGGCCGTGCCTTCGTCAGCCCGAACGAGCGCAACCTCGACCTCACCGAAGGCTGGTACGCCACCGGGCGCGAGCAGGTGTGGATGAGCCACGGCGACCGGGTGACCGCCCTCGCCCCGGGCTTCGACGTCTACGGCACCTCGCCGAACGCGCCCTTCGCCATCACCGCAGACCCCTCGCGCCACTTCTACGCCGTGCAGTTCCACCCGGAAGTGCACCACACCCCGAACGGCGCCCAGCTCTACCGGAACTTCTGCCGCATCGCCGGCTTCACCGGTGACTGGACCATGTCCGCCTACAAGGACCAGGCCATCGAGGCGATCCGCGCGCAGGTCGGCGACGCGAAGGTGATCTGCGGGCTTTCCGGCGGGGTCGACAGCTCGGTCGCCGCGGTGCTGATCCACGAGGCGATCGGCGACCAGCTCACCTGCGTCTTCGTCGACACCGGAATGATGCGCATGGGCGAGGCCGAAGAGGTCGTCACCCTGTTCCGCGACCATTACAACATCCCGCTGATCCACGCCGACGAGGCCGATCTCTTCATCGACGCGCTCGAGGGCGAATCGGACCCGGAGACCAAGCGCAAGACCATCGGCCGGCTGTTCATCGAGGTGTTCGAGAAACACGCGAAATCGGTGGGCGGCGCGAAGTTCCTCGCCCAGGGCACGCTCTACCCGGACGTGATCGAGAGCGTGAGCTTCTCCGGCGGCCCCTCCGTCACCATCAAGTCGCATCACAACGTGGGCGGCCTGCCCGAGCGGATGGACATGAAGCTGGTCGAGCCCTTGCGCGAGCTCTTCAAGGACGAGGTCCGCGCGCTTGGCCGCGAGCTCGGCCTGCCCGAGAGCTTCGTCGGCCGCCACCCCTTCCCCGGCCCCGGCCTCGCGATCCGCTGCCCCGGCGGCATCACCCGCGAGAAGCTCGACATCCTGCGCAAGGCGGACGCGGTCTACCTCGACCAGATCCGCAAGCACGGGCTCTACGACGAGATTTGGCAGGCCTTCGCCGTGCTGCTGCCGGTCCGCACCGTGGGCGTGATGGGTGACGGGCGCACCTACGAATACGTCTGCGCCCTGCGCGCGGTCACCTCGGTCGACGGCATGACGGCGGATTTCTATCCCTTCTCCTCCGAATTCCTGGGCGAGACCGCAGGCCGCATCATCAACGAGGTGAACGGCATCAACCGCGTCGTCTACGACTACACGTCGAAGCCGCCGGGAACGATCGAGTGGGAATGA
- a CDS encoding DUF6477 family protein, whose protein sequence is MTDTQALNTALRRPGLLLRAARAGLGAYARDIHLARILPGTDPARDPKATLRRLREMEAACDAARRARETGYSPSSHVSVLVALLAELRRVQGRTA, encoded by the coding sequence ATGACCGATACTCAAGCCCTGAACACCGCCCTGCGCCGCCCCGGCCTGCTGCTGCGTGCCGCGCGTGCCGGGCTCGGCGCCTATGCCCGCGACATCCACCTGGCCCGGATCCTGCCCGGCACGGACCCGGCGCGTGACCCGAAGGCGACGCTGCGCCGGCTCCGTGAGATGGAGGCCGCCTGCGACGCGGCGCGCCGCGCGCGGGAAACCGGCTATTCGCCGAGTTCGCATGTGTCGGTGCTGGTGGCGCTGCTGGCGGAACTGCGCCGGGTGCAGGGGCGAACGGCCTGA
- a CDS encoding nuclear transport factor 2 family protein, producing the protein MTSLPQAITEFFDASNRGDAAGMVAAFTPTAVLDDWGRHFEGREGIASWDRTDNTGVQAHIQAVSSKAEGDTVVVTVKVSGNGFNGTGHMHFQLRGDKIARLDIK; encoded by the coding sequence ATGACAAGCCTACCGCAAGCGATCACCGAATTCTTCGACGCCAGCAATCGCGGTGACGCGGCTGGCATGGTCGCCGCCTTCACCCCCACGGCAGTCCTTGACGATTGGGGTCGCCATTTCGAGGGCCGTGAGGGAATCGCCTCGTGGGACCGCACCGACAATACCGGCGTCCAAGCTCATATACAGGCGGTCAGTTCCAAGGCGGAGGGAGACACCGTGGTTGTGACCGTTAAAGTAAGTGGCAACGGCTTCAACGGCACAGGGCACATGCACTTCCAGCTCCGTGGCGATAAGATTGCGCGGCTCGACATTAAGTGA
- a CDS encoding LysR family transcriptional regulator, which translates to MMYLLFNRHVGDERDVPSGTGKIISLCSPYLFREDEQWNAMDKLDSMRLFTRIVERRSFTGAAHDLGVPRSTVTTIIKQMEERLGVRLLQRTTRTVRPTLDGEAWYRRCLAILEDLEDAEGAFSGAEPKGMLRVEVQGTIARHFLMPALPEFFARYPGIELSMSERDRWIDPVQEGVDCVLRYGELPDSDLIARRVAVLDRVTCAAPAYLERYGVPQTIEDLAAHRIVGIRLVSTGNLTPVEFHVGGELRRIDMTAPFSVTGPESYLLGVRLGLGLAQVPRFHIERDLASGALVELLNHMPAPSAQVALLYPRSRQLSPRVRVFLDWAAGEFEKRNRRMNGASV; encoded by the coding sequence ATGATGTATCTCCTTTTCAACCGCCACGTTGGCGACGAACGAGATGTGCCATCTGGAACCGGGAAGATAATCAGCCTATGTTCGCCATATCTGTTCCGCGAGGACGAACAATGGAACGCGATGGATAAGCTCGATTCAATGCGACTCTTCACCAGAATCGTGGAACGCCGCAGCTTCACGGGAGCTGCACATGACCTCGGGGTGCCTCGCTCCACCGTAACCACCATCATCAAGCAGATGGAGGAACGGCTCGGTGTCAGGTTGCTTCAGCGGACCACGCGCACCGTTCGGCCAACGCTCGATGGCGAGGCCTGGTATCGGCGATGCCTAGCCATTCTCGAAGATCTAGAGGATGCAGAAGGAGCGTTCAGCGGAGCCGAACCGAAGGGAATGCTTCGGGTGGAAGTTCAAGGCACCATCGCGCGGCATTTCCTGATGCCTGCTCTCCCTGAATTTTTCGCGCGTTATCCCGGAATCGAGTTGTCGATGAGCGAACGTGATCGCTGGATCGATCCGGTCCAGGAGGGCGTCGATTGCGTGCTTCGCTATGGTGAGTTGCCCGACAGCGATCTGATCGCTCGACGGGTCGCGGTCCTCGACCGCGTCACGTGTGCAGCACCAGCCTATCTCGAACGATACGGCGTCCCTCAAACGATCGAGGACCTTGCCGCACATCGAATCGTGGGGATACGCCTCGTGAGCACCGGCAACCTAACCCCAGTCGAGTTTCATGTCGGAGGAGAACTTCGGCGCATCGACATGACTGCGCCCTTCTCCGTTACGGGGCCGGAGAGCTATCTGCTTGGGGTGCGTCTCGGGCTGGGACTTGCACAGGTCCCCCGCTTCCATATTGAGCGCGACCTCGCGAGCGGCGCGCTGGTCGAACTACTCAATCACATGCCCGCGCCATCGGCTCAGGTCGCGCTACTTTACCCTCGGAGCCGTCAACTCTCGCCCCGGGTCCGCGTCTTTCTCGATTGGGCGGCAGGCGAGTTCGAGAAGCGCAACCGGCGGATGAACGGCGCGTCCGTGTAA
- a CDS encoding SDR family oxidoreductase, whose protein sequence is MTGISKVALVTGASRGIGAATAQRLAKDGFTVVINYAGNFTEAEKLAETIEKAGGKALTAQADVSDPNAVARMWDAAEAAFGGIDVLVNNAGIMKLAKIAEGDDALIDSQIAINLKGSLYTMREAAKRLRDGGRIINFSTSVVGLKLETYGVYAATKAAIELLTGVLSKELRGRSITVNAVAPGPTATALFLDGKSPELIDRMSKMNPLERLGTPEDIANAVAFLAGPDGGWINGQVLRANGGMV, encoded by the coding sequence ATGACCGGGATTTCAAAGGTTGCGCTCGTGACGGGCGCCTCGCGGGGCATTGGCGCGGCGACCGCGCAGCGCCTTGCCAAGGACGGCTTCACCGTCGTTATCAACTACGCTGGCAATTTCACCGAAGCCGAAAAGCTGGCCGAGACTATTGAAAAGGCCGGGGGCAAAGCGCTGACGGCCCAAGCCGATGTTAGCGATCCAAATGCGGTCGCCCGCATGTGGGACGCGGCTGAAGCGGCCTTCGGTGGCATCGATGTACTGGTGAACAATGCCGGCATCATGAAGCTGGCGAAGATCGCCGAGGGCGACGACGCGTTGATCGACAGCCAGATCGCCATCAACCTGAAGGGCAGCCTCTACACCATGCGCGAGGCAGCCAAGCGGCTTCGTGACGGCGGCCGGATCATCAACTTCTCGACCAGCGTGGTCGGCCTCAAGCTTGAGACCTACGGCGTCTACGCCGCCACCAAGGCCGCGATCGAACTGCTCACCGGCGTCCTCTCGAAGGAGCTGCGCGGCCGCAGCATCACCGTCAACGCCGTGGCGCCGGGACCGACCGCGACCGCGCTGTTCCTCGACGGCAAGTCGCCCGAGCTCATCGACCGCATGTCGAAGATGAACCCGCTGGAGCGGCTCGGCACGCCCGAGGACATCGCCAATGCCGTGGCCTTCCTCGCCGGTCCCGACGGCGGCTGGATCAACGGCCAGGTCCTGCGCGCCAACGGCGGCATGGTCTGA
- a CDS encoding tyrosine-type recombinase/integrase, which produces MLTDAALKCLKPKAKMYKVSDRDGMYVRVAPSGAISFRLDYRLNGRRETVYLGRYARDGISLARARELCIDARRAIAEGRSPAIEKQREKRRIKEAKSFGEFGEKWLTNATMADSTRAMRRSIFERELMPVWRNRLLTEITPDDLRAHCGKIVERGAPATAIHVRDILKQIYGFAILHGEKVANPADDVGPASIATFTPKDRALSPAEIRIMFKQLEHVATLPTIRLGMKLYLLTMVRKSELQDAVWDEIDFDNAVWTIPKERMKRSKPHNVYLCRQTLDIMIALKTCSGNSRYLLPSRYDADAPMSRATFNRITYAVVELAKKEGLPLEPFTVHDLRRTGSTLLNELGFNSDWIEKCLAHEDGRSSRGVYNKAEYEVQRRHMMQQWADTVDAWIDGRKYAPTLLPQAMPLMELDPAL; this is translated from the coding sequence ATGTTGACCGATGCAGCACTCAAGTGCTTGAAACCAAAAGCCAAAATGTACAAGGTTTCCGATCGTGACGGCATGTACGTGCGCGTCGCGCCGTCGGGCGCCATCTCGTTCAGGCTCGACTATCGGCTGAACGGCAGGCGGGAGACCGTCTATCTCGGCAGATATGCCCGTGACGGAATATCGCTCGCCAGGGCTCGCGAGCTATGCATCGACGCGCGGCGTGCGATCGCCGAGGGGCGGTCCCCCGCCATTGAGAAGCAGCGCGAGAAGCGCCGGATCAAGGAAGCAAAGAGCTTCGGCGAATTCGGCGAGAAATGGCTGACCAACGCGACCATGGCCGACAGCACGCGCGCGATGCGTCGCTCCATCTTCGAACGCGAACTCATGCCCGTCTGGCGAAATCGTCTCCTGACGGAAATCACCCCGGATGATCTACGCGCTCACTGCGGCAAGATCGTCGAACGGGGTGCGCCCGCGACGGCGATCCATGTGCGGGATATCCTGAAGCAGATCTACGGCTTTGCCATTCTGCATGGCGAGAAGGTCGCCAATCCGGCAGATGACGTCGGTCCGGCCTCGATCGCTACCTTTACGCCGAAGGACCGCGCGCTTTCGCCCGCAGAGATCCGCATCATGTTCAAGCAGCTCGAGCATGTTGCGACGCTGCCGACGATCCGTCTCGGTATGAAGCTCTACCTTCTCACAATGGTGCGGAAGAGCGAGTTGCAGGATGCAGTTTGGGACGAGATCGATTTCGACAACGCTGTCTGGACCATCCCGAAGGAGCGCATGAAGCGATCGAAGCCGCACAACGTCTACCTGTGCCGGCAGACCCTCGACATCATGATCGCGCTCAAGACCTGTTCCGGCAACTCCCGATATCTGCTGCCGTCCCGGTACGACGCGGACGCGCCCATGTCTCGTGCGACGTTCAATCGCATCACCTATGCCGTCGTCGAGCTAGCCAAGAAGGAGGGGCTGCCGCTGGAGCCTTTCACCGTCCATGATCTGCGGCGGACGGGCTCGACGCTGCTAAATGAGCTGGGCTTTAACAGCGACTGGATCGAAAAGTGCCTTGCGCACGAGGACGGGCGTTCGTCCCGCGGCGTTTACAACAAAGCCGAGTATGAGGTGCAACGGCGGCATATGATGCAGCAATGGGCAGATACTGTGGACGCCTGGATCGACGGCCGCAAATATGCCCCCACGCTTTTGCCGCAAGCTATGCCCCTAATGGAGCTTGATCCCGCCCTTTGA
- a CDS encoding SDR family oxidoreductase — protein sequence MSKKIILVTGSSSGFGRLTAEALGRAGHTVYASMRDVAGRNANNAAELSAIAGSDIRPIELDVQAEPSVNAAIEKIIAESGQIDVVVHNAGHMMFGPAEAFTPEQFAQQYDVNVLGTQRVNRAALPHMRGRREGLLVWVSSSSSAGGTPPYLSPYFAAKAAMDSLAVLYARELARWGIETTIVVPGAFTKGTNHFPNSGRPADQARLAEYEAGPYAGFGEQVQKAFAEIVPDDADPAPVAEMIAEVVDTPFGERPFRIHYDPTEDGASVGFAVLDRLRAEMLHRVGLSDLLKPAKKV from the coding sequence ATGTCCAAGAAGATCATCCTCGTCACGGGTTCGTCGAGCGGCTTCGGCCGGCTGACCGCCGAAGCCCTGGGCCGCGCCGGCCACACCGTCTACGCCTCGATGCGCGACGTCGCCGGTCGCAACGCCAACAACGCCGCCGAACTGTCGGCCATCGCCGGCAGCGACATCCGCCCGATCGAACTCGACGTGCAGGCCGAACCATCGGTCAACGCCGCGATCGAGAAGATCATCGCCGAGAGCGGTCAGATCGATGTCGTCGTCCACAATGCCGGTCACATGATGTTCGGCCCCGCCGAGGCCTTCACGCCCGAGCAGTTCGCGCAGCAATACGACGTCAATGTGCTCGGCACCCAGCGGGTCAACCGCGCGGCGCTGCCCCACATGCGCGGCCGCCGCGAAGGCCTGCTGGTCTGGGTTTCCAGCTCCAGCTCGGCCGGCGGCACGCCGCCCTATCTGTCGCCCTATTTCGCGGCCAAGGCGGCAATGGACTCGCTCGCGGTCCTCTACGCCCGCGAACTTGCCCGCTGGGGCATCGAGACGACGATCGTCGTCCCCGGCGCCTTCACCAAGGGCACGAACCACTTCCCGAACTCCGGCCGCCCCGCCGACCAGGCGCGTCTCGCCGAGTATGAAGCCGGCCCCTATGCCGGGTTCGGCGAGCAGGTCCAGAAGGCCTTCGCCGAGATCGTTCCCGACGACGCCGATCCGGCGCCGGTCGCCGAGATGATCGCCGAGGTCGTCGACACGCCGTTCGGCGAGCGTCCGTTCCGGATCCACTACGATCCGACCGAGGACGGCGCGAGCGTCGGCTTTGCGGTCCTCGACCGCCTGCGCGCCGAGATGCTCCACCGCGTCGGCCTGTCCGACCTGCTGAAGCCCGCGAAGAAGGTCTGA